The genome window ATACCGTTAAAAATGACCTAACGGCACTCCAAAAAAGTGCTTCATCTTTAGCGGCTAAAGTAGAGATTAATTCCCCTTGATTTCGGTTTAATAATACACTTAATTGAGTATAACCAATTAATAATAATCCTAATAATATTAAGAGAGTAAAAGCTCCTTTTTTTTCTTTTCCTAACCAATATAGTTGGGCGATATTCCAGAATTTTTTAAAGATATTTAGATTGACTTTTTCGTTCATTTAATTTAGGATTATTAGTTGATAATATTACCTACAACATTTATGATTATGTCACGATATACACTCCCCATTAATTAAAAATAATCGTAACCAGAGGTTGGTTTTTCGGGGGCAAATGCTAACCAAAGAGGGAATTGTAGTAAGGAAAGGTTTACCTTATCTTCATTTTGATCCATGATAATAAAAGGTAAGTCTTTATCATCCATAATTCTGTCTGCTTTTTGACATAGGGCTTCTGATGTTTCAAACAAAACTACCCCTCGATTTGGTCCAAAATCTGCCCTAGATATTCCTAGACAATCTTGTAAACCCCTACGCCATTCACCTAGTTTTTCTGGAGTGTCGGATAAAATTAACACCCTAGTGCGATCGCCATATAGCTGTGATAATATCGAAATGATAGCCGAGGTAACCAGAATATTTTGTAATCTAGATGTCATACTCTTCAATGCACCCCTACCCCCTTGGGTAAAAAACCAATTAGATACCCTTTCAGCATGAATTGGCTCAAAAGTGCGCCGTAACTGCCAAGAAGGGCCATAATAGTCTGGACGAGTACGATATTGATCGATTAAACTACGAATAATGCGAGTTTCATCCTTAAAACTTTTTTCAACAAATTGAGGACTACTTGGTTCGACATTAACATTACTAATCATGGGTTGGGGATTGTTATTAGTTTCCCATGAATCCATATTACTATTAGTATTGAGATCAAGTTGTTCGGCTGCCATGGATAAATCCTGTAAACTTCCCACTAGATAGTCTTTGAATCCCTGCACCTTAATAGCTAAATCTTGGGAAACTCCAGAAAAAGTAGTCTTCATTTCTTTTTCAATTCTTTCTTTTCTACGCTCTAACTTTTGTACAGAAATTTCTAAACTTTCTTTTCTTTGTTCAAGGGCTTTCAAACTTTCTTGAACTAGGATACTTACATTTTTAGTAACTTCTTTTTGTTCATTAATAAGCTCATCTTTTTGTTGTAAAAGATTTTGGATTTCGTGAATAAGAGCTTCTTTTTGACTGTGTAAATCACCTGTTTCTTTATCAGGAAGGGTATCATCTTGACTATCGGATGATTTTGTTAAACTTGATAAGTCTTCCTCTAACTCATCAGTTTCTAAATTGTCATTTTTACTCTCTTCTATACTTATCATCGCAGTATTTTCTTCCACTGTTTCTGGATATATATTTTCCGCTAAGATTTCCTCTACAGTTTCTTGGTTATCTTCTTCTACTAATTCACTATCTTCTGTTGTTATGTTTTGATTTGCTTTTTCCGTGGCTATTTCTAACGACTGATTATCTTCCTCTGATAATGGGTTTATTTCCTGAGTTTCGATAACCTGTGGAGAAGATTCTTTTTCTACGGTAGAGGAGTTAATAATTTCTTTCTCTACCTCTTCGGAAGTATCATTATTCCTCAAATATTCTTCCTCTTCAAAGTCATAGTTGGGCAAATTTCCTGCTTCTGTGGATTGACTATCCCATAAATCATCATCACTACCAAAGGTATCTTCTATATTTTTTTTAAGGTTATTTTTATCTATTTCTGACATAGTAAATTGATTATTTATATAATGTACTGAAATCTATTGTTATTAATTCTATTAATTCGTTTTAGGAAAACATTTTTCGAGACAATCCTTTAGGGTTTTTGCATCAAAGATAATCGGCAAAAAGTGAATGCTTTTAATTTCTTTAAAGTAAAACAAAATAGGTACTGGTTGCCAATAAATTTCCCAGTTTTCCCATTCTACATAGGGAAATGTCCTCAATATTTTTTCTCCCCTATATACTTCTAAAGTGTCTGGAGTAAATTTTAGTTTAATTTGGGTGGTTTGAATAGTTAAAAAGATACCAAATAAGCCAACAATTCCACCTAAAATTGGTTGAATCAGAATTAGGGGAAAGGCACTGATAATTATAATGATAGGGATTCTAAAGTTAGGGGCTAATTCTATGGTTTCAGATATTTTCGATGGAGTCTCGTTAACATTCATATTTATTAATTTAAAAATTTCTTTCCTCAATTCTAGCCAAAATCAGTTAATCAAAATATAACCCCTTTGGGAGTCATGGGAATTTTATCCCCCTAACCCCCTTTGAGAAGGGTGAAAGTTAAGTTTAAATTTTATAAATACTATACCTATAAATCTTTGTGGGTAAAAGGTTTGGCATCATTTCCGCTGTAGGTGTCTGCAATGTCTCCATTCCCTGTGAGTTTGTATTTATAGGTAACTAATCCTTCTAAACCCACGGGCCCTCTGGGGGGCATTTTTTGGGTGCTGATGCCTACTTCTGCCCCAAAGCCATAGCGGAAGCCGTCGGCAAAACGGGTTGAACAATTATGATATACCCCAGCGGCATCGACTTGGTTAAGGAAGGTTTCTGCATTATTTTGGTTTTCGGTGATGATGCCATCGGTATGTTTTGAGCCATAATGGTTGATATGGGCGATCGCCTCTGGTAAATCATCTACAATTTTGATAGATAGAATCAAATCGCTGTATTCGGTGCGCCAGTCTTCTTCGGTGGCACTTTCACAGTTAATAATGGTTTGGGTGGCTTTATCCCCTTTCAGGGTAACTCCTTTATCTGTAAGGGCTTCGGCTACTAAAGGTAAAACTTTAGGGGCGATCGCACTGTGTACGAGCAAAGTTTCAATGGCATTACAAGCCGCAGGATATTGGGTTTTAGCATCCACCGTCACAGGAATAGCCTTGTCAAAATCAGCGGATTCATCAATAAAAAGATGACAGATACCGTCAGCATGACCTAAAACGGGAATTTTGGTGTTTTCTTGCACGTAACGGACAAATTCGTTAGAGCCACGGGGAATAATTAAATCCACATATTCATCGAGGGAGAGAAGGGTTTTAATTTCTTCTCGGGTGGTTAAAAGTTGCACGGCATCGGGGTTAACTTCAGTATGGCTGAGGGCTTCATGAATTATTTTCACTAAAGTGGTGCAGGTATTAATCGCCTCCTTACCCCCCTTTAAAATTACCCCATTGCCCGATTTTATCGCCAAACTGGTGATTTGAATAAGAGCATCGGGGCGCGCCTCAAAAATAACTCCTAATACCCCTAAAGGGCAACTAACACGGCGTAAAATTAATCCTTGATCTAATTCTCTGTGGAGAGTGAGAGTGCCGAGGGGATCAACTAATTTTGCCACATCACGCACCCCTGCGATGGCACCTTTTAACTTATTTTCCCCTAATAGTAAACGGGCAGAGAGTGCCTTAGAAATTATCCCCTCAGAGGCACTACAATCGGCATTGTTGGCATCAATAATCTCTTTTTGATGTTTTTCGAGGGTTGTTGCGATCGCTTCTAGGGCTTGATTACGAGCCGAGGTGGAGAGTATCCCTAATTGTTGTGCCGCCGTGCGAGTTTTTTGGGCAATTTCCTTCATAAAATCAATAGTAACAGTTTAAGATGTACAGGGAACAGTGTACAATTACAACTAAAAATAAACATTATATTAATTTTTAACTGTCAATTGTCAATTGTCAATTGCCTAAGAGTATGAGTGAAAGAAAAATCGTAACTGGTAAAGGAATCCCCCTTGTGGGAAATGATATTGATACCGATAGAATTATCCCCGCTCGTTTTTTGCGGTGTGTCACCTTCGACGGTTTAGGAAAAGAAGCCTTTGCCGATGATAGGGCATCAAATCCAGATCATCCTTTTAATCAACCTCAATACCAAAATGCTAAAATTTTAGTAGTTAACGCCAACTTCGGATGTGGTTCGAGTCGTGAACACGCACCCCAGGCGATCGCCCGTTGGGGTATTGATGCTATTGTGGGAGAAAGTTTTGCAGAGATCTTTTTCGGTAACTGTCTTACCATGGGAGTACCTTGTGTTACCACCTCCTCAGCTAATATCAAAAGCATCCAAAACCTACTCAAAGAAAACCCCGATGCTAATATGGTTCTTGATTTAGAAGATATGCACGTTAAGTGTGGACGTTATAGCAGTGCGGTAAAAATGGATTCAGGGGCAAGAAGTATGTTAGTTTCTGGTAAATGGGATACCTGTGGTTTACTCACCAAAAATATTCCTCAAATCCAAGAAACTGCCACCAAAATTCCCTACGTTGCTTGGTAAACCTTAATTTCCCCTCCGATAATTATTTTTCTGAGGGTTTAAAGTGGGTGGTATGGTCAAATATGATATTTAGTTACTAATTTTTATTGTTTTTATGAGTCAAGATAATTTAATTCCTGTTGTCGTTAACGGTGCGGCGGGAAAAATGGGAAAAGAAGTGATCAAGGCGATCGCCTCTAGTGATGATATGATGCTTGTAGGTGCAGTGGATCAAAATCCTGCGGTATTAGGGCAAGACGTGGGTGAAGTGGCAGGATGCGGTGCTTTAGAAGTACCTATCATGAATGATTTAGAAGGAGTATTAGTCCTCGCCACCCAACACAAAACTCAAGGGGTAATGGTAGATTTTACCCACCCTGATAGTGTATATGAAAACGTGCGCAGTGCGATCGCCTATGGAGTGCGCCCTGTGGTTGGCACAACGGGATTAAGCCCCAAACAAATTAATGACCTAACCGACTTTGCCGATAAAGCAAGTACAGGAGTATTAATCATTCCCAACTTCTCCATTGGTATCGTCTTAATGCAACAAGCAGCCATCCAAGCAGCCCAATATTTTGACCATGTGGAAATTATCGAACTTCACCACAACCAAAAAGCAGATGCCCCCAGTGGTACAGCCATCAAAACCGCCGAAATGCTCTCAGGAATGGGCAAAACCTATAACCCCCCACAAGTAGAAGAAACCGAGCATATAGAAGGCGCTAGGGGTAGCCTTTGCGGTGATAATATTCGCCTCCATAGTGTGCGTCTCCCCGGATTAATCGCCCACCAAGAAATTATCTTCGGTGCTGCTGGACAGATTTACACCCTTAGACATGATACCAGCGATCGTTCCTGTTATATGCCAGGGGTTTTGTTATCTATTCGTAAAATTACCGAATTAAAATCCTTAGTTTATGGACTAGAAAAAATTATTTAATCGTGTGTTACGTTTTAAGTGTTGGGTGTTAAATTAGACGATTATTGTGGAAAAAAAATATTTAACTTTGGAATTAGGGTAGTGAAGAAGTATATAGATAGGGCAAGACACCTTAAAAGAAAAATTTCCCGCGAAATCAAATATACGTTAAATCCCTCCCTCAAATATGGTGGCCCATCAGGACTTGCGAAAAAATGGATTGACTATCAAACTTATCAGCAAAAAGGCGGTACTTGGATAGAAGTTTATTCAGAGCAAAAATATCCCCACAAAAGAGCAAGAACCCATAATTGGGGAAAAGATAAATTTAATTTTTCTCGAAATCTAAAGTCCACAATTCCCCCCACAGGAGTATTTAAAATACCCCACGGACAAGTATTACACAATCAAGGATATGTTCTCACCCAAGATGATTATTTTATGGTTGATACCTCCTACCATCGTCAAAGATTAGTTCATGCTAATTTACCCAAAGAAAAATATCCCGTTGAGTTTTTAGACGGAACTTGTTTATCATTAATGAGTAACGCTTCAAATAATTATTACCATTTTTTGCTAGATGCCATACCTCGATTACATCTATTCGAGAAAGCAGGATTTAGTTTAAATGATGTAGATTATATTCTCATGAATCAACCTATGTCCCCCAATGCTTGGGATATTTTTGAGCAAATGGGTATTGATGAGTCTAAATGTGTTTGGGCTCAAAAAGGAAAAGGTATTCAGGCAAAAATGTTAATAGCTACTACTCATCCTAGTTTAGATCGCCATCACCCCCATTGGATGGTCAATTTTATGCAAACAAGGATTAATTTATCTCCTTGTAAACCTCATCGTTTATTGTATATTCCCCGCAAAACAGGAACTCGTAAAATTATTAATGATGACCAAATTTATGGAATTTTAGAGAAATTTGGCTTTGAATACTATTTGCCTGAAAATGATACTAACCAACCGCAAACATTCCATGAAGCATCAATTATCGTAACTCCCCATGGGGCAGCTTTGGGTAATCTTGTTTTTTGCCAACCCCACACAAAAGTATTAGAGTTTATTTCTACAGGGCATTTAAGGGAATATTTTTTCAGTCTTGCCCATGTGGCTAACCTTGAACATCATTACATTATCGGTGAAACTATACCACCTACAAAACCTAGGGGCAAAAGTTCCAAGAATGATTATTTTATTGAACCTCGTTACTTACAAAAAGCCTTATGTTTTTTGATGAAATAAATTCTAAAAATGAACTAACCTAGGACTTGAAGTTAAAAATATTATTATGAGTGAAGTAAAAGTTTTCCCGAGCAAAAGCACCTTAATTGCTAGCGCCCAAGAATTTATCATCAACAGAATAGAAGATACTATCACTGAAAAAGGAATTTGCACCATTGCCCTTGCAGGGGGTAGCACTCCAAAACCCGTCTATGAGGCGATCGCTCTTAAACAGTTATCATGGGATAAAATCCATGTATTCTGGGGAGATGAGCGTTATGTAGCCCCTACCCATCCCGACAGTAACCAAAAAATGGCAAGAGAAGCATGGTTAAATAAAGTAGAAATCCCCTCTGACAATATCCATCCTATGCCTACCATGGGTAACAATCCCCAAGACGATGCCCTAAAACACGATCAAGAAATTAGAGACTTTTTCTCATGCCCCCAAGGATTTCCCCCCTTTGATATTATTCTCCTAGGCATGGGAGATGATGGGCATACCGCCTCCCTTTTTCCCCACACCAAAGCCCTTGAAAATACTGAGAATCTCATTACCGTAGGCAACAAAGAAGATAGCCTCAGATTAACTTTTACTGCCCCCCTCATCAACGCAGCCCACTGTGTTTTATTTCTGGTGTCAGGAAGTAATAAACAGAAAGCCCTACAACAAGTATTTAGCCAAGATTGTAATCCTAGGGAATATCCGAGTAAAATGATTCAACCCCAAGGAGAATTAATCTGGTTTCTTGATAGTGATGCCGTAGGAGAATTAGAAATTATATAGATAATTGTTGGAAACTTTAAAATAACAAGCAACAATATCAGTTATCTCTTAATTTTGATTATCTTTTGTTCATAAAAAACATAGTGCTTTTTTTTTAAATCATCGCTAAAATAACACATAAAAATAAGTCTCAAAAGTCGTTAAAGTGCGATCGCCTATTAAAGTAAATAAGTATTGCAAGTGACTTTTCAACCCCCATCTCTTAGCCAAAGAAATATGACATATTCTCCCCAAAAATCGAACCCACCAGAAAAAAATCGCCTAAATACGATTATTAACTCTATTTTTCGCCTAAGTATAGTAGGCATTGGCTTAGGAACTATTTTTGGTAGTATATTAGCAAATATCGATTTAACACAGCCTTTATTTCCTGACTTAAATTTACCCTTTCTCAATACATCAGGGGAGCAAGATGAATCATCTATAACTACTTCAGAAAGTGCAGAAGTAGAAACTGATAACCTCGAAACTATCTCCTCTACAACCACCGAAAATATAGCTAGTAATTCTTTTACATTTACCCAAGAATTAATGCCCTTGAGGAAAAAAATGACTGTGTTATTTGAGAAATATGCCAATCTTCAACCTAGTTTATTTTTTGTAGATTTGGATAATGGGGCTTTTGTCAATATGAATGGTATGGAGGCTTTCCCTGCCGCTAGCACCATTAAAACGCCGATTTTGGTTGCTTTTTTTCAGGATGTGGATGAAGGAAAAATTTTGCTTGATGAAAAATTAACCATGACGGAAGAAACCAAAGCCACGGAAGCTGGTACGATGCAATATCAACCCATCGGCACTCAATACACGGCTTTGAAAGTGGCAGAGGAAATGATTATTCGTAGTGATAACACTGCCACTAATATGTTAATTGAAAGGTTAGGGGGTGTAGAGGCACTTAATCAGCGTTTTAAAGAATGGGGTTTAGAATCCACAGTAATTAATAATTATCTTCCTGATTTAGAAGGCATGAACACTATTAGTGCAAGGGATTTGGCTATGACTTTGGTAAAGGTTAGTAATGGTGATTTAGTAGAAACTAGATCAAGGGATCGTCTTTTAGGTATCATGCAGAGAACTATTACTAGGACTTTGTTACCCCAAGGCATTGAACCTGATGCCATGATTTATCATAAAACTGGGGATATTGGGAAAGTATTAGGGGATGGGGGGATTATTGATATACCTACTGGAAAACGTTATGTAGGGGCGGTTTTGGTACAACGTCCTCACAATGATTATACGGCCCGTACTATGATTCAGGAAATATCGAGGGAGGCTTACCAACATTTTAAGTGGTATCAACCTCGCCCGACAGTTGAAGGTAATTGATACTCATAGGGATGTATCATGGTACATCCCCACCTAAATAATTAAGAGTCGCTTCCTCCGTTGGTAAAGGAATCTAACCACCGCTGTAAGGCGTTTCCTGCGGCTTCTCTGCCCCCTAAACCAAAGGCAAGGGCGATCGCCACGGCAATACCCCCAGTGAGCAAACCAAAAGCTAAATTGACAATATTAGGTGCAATACCAATTCTTTCTAAAGCCATGGCAGCCACTAATACAATGATTGAAACACGGGCAACTTGAGCTAAAAACTGTGCTTGTTGGGTACCAGAATTCACTACTAATCGATACACCAAATTAGCAAAATATAAACCCACAGCAAAGATAATTACGCCGATTAATACTTGCCCTGCCAACAAGGAAATAAAAGCAACTACTTCTTTTAGGGCTTCAATTTGCAAAATATCCACCGCTGTAATGGTTGCCACCAACATAATGGCAATCACAAGGATAATACCCACAATTTGGGCAGGAGTTTTGATACTAGAATTATTTTCTACTTCAGAACTTTCTGGCGTTGACATAGGGGAGGTTTCTGTGATACCTAACCAGACAAAGACATTATTAAAGCCCACATTGGTTAGAAGATTTACTAATAATTCCGCTAAATATTGGGCTCCAAAATAACCAAACCCCAAGACAATGATAGCTGCAAATAGTTTCGGTAGTATGTCCAAAACTTGATCCAACATTGCGATCGCAGGTACAGAAATAGCCTGAATCTCTAAAGCATCTAGGGCAGTAATCGCAATAGGAATTAAGATTAATACATACACCACAGAGCCAATCACATAAGACAAAGATTGCTTTTTATTAGTAGCTGACATACCAAATTTTGCACCAATGGCATCAGCCCCACTAGCCCTTAATAAATTGGTAACAACCTTCTTAACAACTTGGGCAATAATCCAACCGATAAAAGCAATAATAGCTGCGGCGAAAACATTAGGTACAACCCCTAAAATATCATTAACTAACTCCTCTAAAGGACGTAAAGTTCCATCTAGCCCCAAAATTCCTAAAATAGAAGGAAGAAATAATAGAATGATAAACCAAAAAAGAGCATTCCCGATGGTATCACCGATGGCAATTTCGCCACCCGCTGAGTCTGCAACCATTTCCTCATCATCATCTTGCACTTGCTGATTTAATCTTTCATCAAAATGAAATTGTGAGAGCGTCTTAATAACGATGAATTTAACCACCGTTGCGAATAACCATGCCACCAAAAGAATAATTCCAGCACCCCCTAAACTAGGCAAAAAGCTCATTACCTCATTCAAGAGAGCATTTAAAGGCTCAGATACCAAATCTAACTCAAGGGCATTGAGAAAGGCAACTACCACAAAGAGAATGATAAGCCAACCAACTATTTCTGAGATCCATTTTTCCGTCTCAATTTTTTTGGCATCCTCGGCATTTTCACCCATGATAAAAGCCGCCAAGCGATTATCCAGATCAGTTTTGTGCAAGGATTTTCTAACAAATCCCTTAAAAATATTGGCAAAAATCAAACCAATAATTAAAATTAATATCGCTTTTCCTAAACTTAAAAGCGCACTTACTAAATCATCTGGTATGGGCAGAGCCTCTTCTACTTCAGATAATTGAGCAAATAAACTAAGAGCATTTAAGCCTGGTGGAGAATCCATCATTAGTTTCATGTTCTTATTGTTTGTTATTTATACATATACTTTCTCAATATATCTATATATCCCAAATAAATCAAATAACTTCTAAAATGCTGCTATTCTCATAACTATAAAAAAAAGTTGTATTAATATTTTTGTGTTGTTATTATTACTACCAAACCTTTTACTGTCAAAGGTTATATAAACCCATTATCAATAATTACTCTTTTATTGCATAACTAATATTATCATTTTGCCCAAATAACATCTAAGAATTTAATAATTAGTTTTCCCGAATAATATAACCTAATGATTAGAAAACTTTTAGACACCAAATATGATTAGAAAAAAAATCACCTAAAAAACAAAAACCTATCTAGTCTCAGATAGGTTCAAACATTTATAGGTAAAGAAAAATAGTGATTTCAGATTATATAAGATGTAAATAAGCCGCTTCTTGTTCTAATTGTTGAATTAATTTTTGATTTCCTTGACTTCTAGCAACTTCTAAACGGTGTTCTAAATTTTTTCTTAAGCTATCTCTATAAGCTTTTCCAGCTTCTGCTCTCATTTTATTTTTGCGAGTTATATTCATCATAGTTCTACTTCTTTTCTTTTCAATACTTTATTACTTATGTCATTCCATTCTAACTTTATTAAAGTTAAACGGTATAAATTATTACAAAAAATTAATAGATAATAGTCTAGGGCGTGTCATCAAATAGAAGAGAATAACAGATAAAATAAGGATGATAGTAATTGTGACAAAAGTGAGGATATGGTAGAGATGCGCAGGTATGGTTTGAGAGACGATCAATGGGAAAAAATTAAAGATTTATTACCGGGTCGATTTGGTACAGTGGGAGTCACCGCCAAAGATAATCGACTTTTTGTCGAAGCGGTATTGTACAGGTATCGAGCTGGTATTCCTTGGCGAGATTTACCTAGTCGATTTGGTGATTTTCGAGTGGTTCATACTCGTTTTAGTCGTTGGAATAAAAAAGGTGTCTGGGAAAAGGTTTTTCAAATTTTGGCAGGAGATAGTGACGATGAATATGCCATGATTGATTCAACCATAGTAAGAGCACACCAGCATAGTGCTGGTGCAAAAGGGGGGATAAAAACGAGGAAGCAATAGGTCGAAGTAAAGGAGGTTTAAGTACAAAAATTCATACTACGGTTGACGCATTAGGTAATCCTACAGGTTTTTTCCTCACCGGAGGACAAAAATGTGATTTGGACGGTGCAGATGTTTTACTAAAAGAAATAAAGGCAGATATTTTGTTAGGGGACAAAGGTTATGATGCGGATGAAAGAGTTCTGGAAAAGCTAAAGAAGCAGGATAAAATAGCGGTTATTCCACCAAAAAGAAATAGAAAAGAACAACGAGAATATGATAAGTATTTATATCAAGCAAGACATTTGATTGAGAACTTTTTTGCCCGATTAAAACAATATAGAGCCATAGCCACTAGGTATGATAAACGAAAAATAAATTTTCTTGGTGCTATTTATCTAGCCGCAGTCGTTATATGGCTTAATTGATGACACGCCCTAAAGAAAGTATTTATCAGCAATAAACCTTTACGGTTTTGCACCCTGGTTAGGACATTGTTCAATCCTTACCGTAACCATTTAATATTTTCCATGTAGTTAATTTGGTAGCAAAAATTACCCAGAGGCTTTCTTCAGTTGCATTTACAAAAAGTAAACGTTATGATGGTTTTAATGACAAAAAGCATTATGGGAGTCTTCTTTATTAATGGATCAAATAGAGAAAATCATCGAAAAAATCAAAGAGTGGACTCAAAAGTTAGTTGAGGCATTAGCAGGGCCACAGGCTGAGCCTGAACCTGAATTGATTCCTATTCCTGTGAGAGATCGTCGCAATGGTGGTTATCGTTAATCATAGTGATATAAAGGTGTGTCTGATTTAAAACTTTTAGTATTACATGGTCCTAATCTTAATCTTTTGGGACAACGAGAGCCTGAAATCTATGGGAGTTTAACCCTCAGTGACGTAGATAAACTTCTTGTGGAGAAAGGAAAAATCATGGGGGTGGAAGTAGTTTGTTTTCAGTCTAATCATGAAGGCAACCTTGTAGATAAAATTCATCAGGCTTTAGGAAATTATCAAGGGATTGTGATTAATGCTGGTGCTTACACTCACACTAGCGTAGCTGTTAGAGATGCTTTGGCGGGGGTGAATCTTCCTACTGTGGAGGTTCACCTTAGTAATATATATCGTCGTGAGGAATTTCGCCACCATTCTTATATTGCACCCATCTCTGTGGGGCAAATTAGTGGTTTTGGGGTAGATAGTTATTTGTTGGGTTTACAGGCTTTGGTTAATCATATAAAGTCGCTTGGGACTTGATGAAAAAGTCTATTCGTTAAGGTCGGGAATAGGCAATAGTTCTGTTACTTTTATTGGTTGGTGTTTTATTAGTTGTTCCCTAAGCTTTTCAGGAAAGGGGAAATTTTTTATGGTGGGCATCGCCCACTCTGACTTTTTTACGGTTGGTTTGGGGTGGTGGTATTATCGCTGTAAATATTTTCGATGGGGGCAGGTTGTGCCAAGTCTGTTTTCATGAAGCCACGGGCGCTAGTAGCAACTAGGGCAAAAATAGCAATGAGGATGGTAACGATGGGTACTACTTGTTGACGGATAAATTGCATGGGTTTGTTTTCTTAAGGTTATCGTTTAAAATAATTCTAACTCAGTTCGATTAGATTATTGATTAGCTGTGTATTCTTGGTTCGGGGTGTAGATTCCTGAGAATGTCGCTTTCTAGGTGAGCTAATTCTTGTAATCTAGGTTCGATTTGGTGTTTGTCACAATATTTATGAGCAAGTACCCAGTAAATACCATAGTGTCTGGCTTCTGATGCCATCAAACCTCGATAAAATTTGGCTAGTTCGACATCGGGGCAGTTTTCGGCGAGTAATCCGAGGCGCTCGTGCGATCGCGCTTCAATCAAGGCAGAGACTAGTAAGGAGTCTAAAAGGCGATCAGGTTCATGTCTGCGAATGGCACCTTTGAGGGTAGCACCGTAGGGCGATGGTTGTAGGGGTGCAAGGGCAACTCCTCTTTTTTGTAGCCACTGATTTACCTGTTCAAAGTGTTCTAATTCTTCCTTGGCAATGGCTGTAAGCTGATGGATAAGCTCGGTATGGGAAGGATAACGAAAAAGTAAATTTACTGCCACTCCTGCGGCTTTACGCTCACAATGAGAATGATCTAAAAGGATAGTGTCTAGGTTATGGAGGGCTTGTTCTAACCACTCTGGGGATGTAGGCTCACACAGGAGTTTGATTTTGGTTAACGTTTTCACAAAT of Cyanobacterium sp. HL-69 contains these proteins:
- a CDS encoding Glycerol dehydrogenase-related protein, whose product is MNVNETPSKISETIELAPNFRIPIIIIISAFPLILIQPILGGIVGLFGIFLTIQTTQIKLKFTPDTLEVYRGEKILRTFPYVEWENWEIYWQPVPILFYFKEIKSIHFLPIIFDAKTLKDCLEKCFPKTN
- the proA gene encoding glutamate-5-semialdehyde dehydrogenase, with the translated sequence MKEIAQKTRTAAQQLGILSTSARNQALEAIATTLEKHQKEIIDANNADCSASEGIISKALSARLLLGENKLKGAIAGVRDVAKLVDPLGTLTLHRELDQGLILRRVSCPLGVLGVIFEARPDALIQITSLAIKSGNGVILKGGKEAINTCTTLVKIIHEALSHTEVNPDAVQLLTTREEIKTLLSLDEYVDLIIPRGSNEFVRYVQENTKIPVLGHADGICHLFIDESADFDKAIPVTVDAKTQYPAACNAIETLLVHSAIAPKVLPLVAEALTDKGVTLKGDKATQTIINCESATEEDWRTEYSDLILSIKIVDDLPEAIAHINHYGSKHTDGIITENQNNAETFLNQVDAAGVYHNCSTRFADGFRYGFGAEVGISTQKMPPRGPVGLEGLVTYKYKLTGNGDIADTYSGNDAKPFTHKDL
- the leuD gene encoding 3-isopropylmalate/(R)-2-methylmalate dehydratase small subunit LeuD, translated to MSERKIVTGKGIPLVGNDIDTDRIIPARFLRCVTFDGLGKEAFADDRASNPDHPFNQPQYQNAKILVVNANFGCGSSREHAPQAIARWGIDAIVGESFAEIFFGNCLTMGVPCVTTSSANIKSIQNLLKENPDANMVLDLEDMHVKCGRYSSAVKMDSGARSMLVSGKWDTCGLLTKNIPQIQETATKIPYVAW
- the dapB gene encoding 4-hydroxy-tetrahydrodipicolinate reductase DapB → MSQDNLIPVVVNGAAGKMGKEVIKAIASSDDMMLVGAVDQNPAVLGQDVGEVAGCGALEVPIMNDLEGVLVLATQHKTQGVMVDFTHPDSVYENVRSAIAYGVRPVVGTTGLSPKQINDLTDFADKASTGVLIIPNFSIGIVLMQQAAIQAAQYFDHVEIIELHHNQKADAPSGTAIKTAEMLSGMGKTYNPPQVEETEHIEGARGSLCGDNIRLHSVRLPGLIAHQEIIFGAAGQIYTLRHDTSDRSCYMPGVLLSIRKITELKSLVYGLEKII
- a CDS encoding hypothetical protein (Region 2 capsular polysaccharide biosynthesis protein) gives rise to the protein MLGVKLDDYCGKKIFNFGIRVVKKYIDRARHLKRKISREIKYTLNPSLKYGGPSGLAKKWIDYQTYQQKGGTWIEVYSEQKYPHKRARTHNWGKDKFNFSRNLKSTIPPTGVFKIPHGQVLHNQGYVLTQDDYFMVDTSYHRQRLVHANLPKEKYPVEFLDGTCLSLMSNASNNYYHFLLDAIPRLHLFEKAGFSLNDVDYILMNQPMSPNAWDIFEQMGIDESKCVWAQKGKGIQAKMLIATTHPSLDRHHPHWMVNFMQTRINLSPCKPHRLLYIPRKTGTRKIINDDQIYGILEKFGFEYYLPENDTNQPQTFHEASIIVTPHGAALGNLVFCQPHTKVLEFISTGHLREYFFSLAHVANLEHHYIIGETIPPTKPRGKSSKNDYFIEPRYLQKALCFLMK
- the pgl gene encoding 6-phosphogluconolactonase Pgl, which produces MSEVKVFPSKSTLIASAQEFIINRIEDTITEKGICTIALAGGSTPKPVYEAIALKQLSWDKIHVFWGDERYVAPTHPDSNQKMAREAWLNKVEIPSDNIHPMPTMGNNPQDDALKHDQEIRDFFSCPQGFPPFDIILLGMGDDGHTASLFPHTKALENTENLITVGNKEDSLRLTFTAPLINAAHCVLFLVSGSNKQKALQQVFSQDCNPREYPSKMIQPQGELIWFLDSDAVGELEII